CCCGCCGGGTGTGTCCAGCGTTGCGTTTTCGTGACACGGGCCGCATCTTCCTGCCGCTCATGCGCCGAACCGCACTGATCACCGGGGCCACCGGCTTCGTCGGCGGCCACCTGGCCGAGCGGCTGGCGGCGGACGGGTGGCACGTGCGCGCCCTGGTGCGCCCCACCAGCGAGACGAAGCGGCTGCGCGCCATGGGCGCCGAGCTGGTCCCCGGCACGCTCGGCTCGGTGCGCGAGCTCGCCGCCGCGGCCGAGGGCGCCGACACGGTGTTCCACCTGGCCGCGGCCACCACCGCGCCCAGCGAGGACGCCTTCCGGCGCGTGAACGCCGAGGGCACCCGCAACGTGGCCTGGGGAGTGCTGGCCGCCGACCCCCGGCCGCGCCGGCTGGTGTACCTGAGCTCCTACGCCGCCTGCGGCCCGGCCCGGGACGGCCGGCCCCGCCGCATGGACGACCCGCCGGCCCCGCTCACGGCGTACGGGCGCACCAAGCTGGAGGGCGAGGAGGCGGCGCGGGCGGCGGCCGACGCGGGGGTGGAGCTCGTGATCGTGCGCGCGCCCGCCGTCTACGGCCCCGGCGACCGCGCCTTCCTCCCCGTCTACCGCCTGGCCCGGCGCTCGCTCGCCACGCTCCCCGCGGGGCGCGAGCGGCGCGTGCACCTGGTGTACGTGCGCGACCTGGCGGCGGCGCTCGCGCGCGCGGCCGACCATCCGCCGGGCACCTACGCGGTGGCCGAGCCGGTGGAGCACACCATGGCGGCGCTGGTGGCCGAGATCGGCCGGGCGCTGGGGAAGAAGCCCGTGCGCATCCCCGTCCCGGCCGCCGTGCTGCGCGCGGCGGGGTCGCTCGCCGAGCGCTTCGGCGGGCTCCTGGGCGGCGGGGGGGTGTTCAGCCGCGAGAAGGCGGAGGAGATGCTGGCCGAGGCGTGGGTGTGCGACCTGGCGGGCACGGAGGCGCTGCTCCCCGACCCCACGCCGCTGGCGGAGGGGACGGCCGAGACGGCGCGGTGGTACCGAACCGAGGGATGGCTTTGATGTCGATTGTCGAGCAGCAGACGGCGCGGAGGGCCGGCGACATCTTCGCGAAGTGCGGCCGCTACACGGCCGCCCGCGAGATGATGGAGCGCGGCCTCTACCCGTACTTCCAGCCGATCGAGAGCTCGGAGGACACCGAGGTGGTGATCCGCGGCGAGCGCAAGATCATGGTGGGGTCCAACAACTACCTGGGCCTCACCCACCACCCCTACGTCCTGGAGCGGGCGCGCGACGCGCTCTACCGCTACGGCACCGGGTGCACCGGGAGCCGCTTCCTGAACGGCACCCTGGACCTGCACGAGGAGCTGGAGCGCCGCCTGGCCGCCCTGATGGGCTCGGAGGCCGCGCTGGTGTTCAGCACCGGCTACCACACCAACCTGGGGGTGATCAGCGCGCTGGCCACCCGCGGCACCGTGGTGCTGCACGACCGGCTGAACCACGCCTCGCTCCTGGACGGCGCCATGCTGGCCAGCGGCGAGCTGGTGCGCTACGCCCACGGCGACACGGCGGCGCTGCGCCGCGCGCTGGAGAGGAACGCCGACGCCTCCGGGATCCTGGTGGCCACCGACGGCGTGTTCTCCATGGAGGGGAACATCGTCGACCTGCCGACGGTGGTGGACCTCTGCGAGGAGTTCGGCGCGCGGCTCCTGGTGGACGACGCGCACTCGGTCGGCGTCCTGGGGCCCGGCGGCGGCGGCACCGCCGAGCACTTCGGGCTGCAGGGGCGGGTGGACCTCACCATGGCCACCTTCTCCAAGAGCTTCGCCTCCATCGGCGGGGCGGTGGCGGGGCCCGAGGAGGTGATCCACTACCTGAAGCACCACGCGCGGGCGCTGATCTTCAGCGCCAGCATGCCGCCCTCGGCGGTGGCCACGGTGCTGGCGTGCCTGGACGTGATGGAGAAGGAGCCCGAGCGCCGCGAGCGCCTGTGGGAGAACGCCGAGTACCTGCGCGGCGGGCTGCAGGCGCTGGGCTTCGACACCGGCACCAGCGAGACGCCGATCGTCCCCGTGACCACGGGCGACATCGAGCACACCTTCATGTTCTGGAAGGCGCTCTTCGACGCCGGCGTCTTCACCAACCCGGTGCTCCCCCCCGCCGTCCCCGAGAACGCGTGCCGGCTGCGCACCTCGGTGATGGCCACCCACACCACCGACCAGCTCGACAGGGTCCTTGACGCCTTCGCCCGCGTCGGCCGCCACCTCGGCGTCCGCTGAGCCCCGGGGGGTGAGCCTCCGCCGCTTCGCCCCCGGCCGGGTGCCGAAGGCGTTCGCGGAGCTCTCCTGGCAGCTGAACGCGGGCGACCCGAACTGGGTCCCCCCGCTCCGGGTGTCGCTCGCGCCGCTCCTCTCCGGCAAGCACCCCTTCCACCAGCACGCC
This region of Longimicrobium sp. genomic DNA includes:
- a CDS encoding aminotransferase class I/II-fold pyridoxal phosphate-dependent enzyme, with protein sequence MSIVEQQTARRAGDIFAKCGRYTAAREMMERGLYPYFQPIESSEDTEVVIRGERKIMVGSNNYLGLTHHPYVLERARDALYRYGTGCTGSRFLNGTLDLHEELERRLAALMGSEAALVFSTGYHTNLGVISALATRGTVVLHDRLNHASLLDGAMLASGELVRYAHGDTAALRRALERNADASGILVATDGVFSMEGNIVDLPTVVDLCEEFGARLLVDDAHSVGVLGPGGGGTAEHFGLQGRVDLTMATFSKSFASIGGAVAGPEEVIHYLKHHARALIFSASMPPSAVATVLACLDVMEKEPERRERLWENAEYLRGGLQALGFDTGTSETPIVPVTTGDIEHTFMFWKALFDAGVFTNPVLPPAVPENACRLRTSVMATHTTDQLDRVLDAFARVGRHLGVR
- a CDS encoding NAD-dependent epimerase/dehydratase family protein; the protein is MRRTALITGATGFVGGHLAERLAADGWHVRALVRPTSETKRLRAMGAELVPGTLGSVRELAAAAEGADTVFHLAAATTAPSEDAFRRVNAEGTRNVAWGVLAADPRPRRLVYLSSYAACGPARDGRPRRMDDPPAPLTAYGRTKLEGEEAARAAADAGVELVIVRAPAVYGPGDRAFLPVYRLARRSLATLPAGRERRVHLVYVRDLAAALARAADHPPGTYAVAEPVEHTMAALVAEIGRALGKKPVRIPVPAAVLRAAGSLAERFGGLLGGGGVFSREKAEEMLAEAWVCDLAGTEALLPDPTPLAEGTAETARWYRTEGWL